One part of the Phycisphaeraceae bacterium genome encodes these proteins:
- a CDS encoding ParB/RepB/Spo0J family partition protein codes for MNTTLSHAPVDALVCRPQVRQSSGYSDQEITGLARSIAESGGIHQPLLVRRDGDLLVVLDGERRLRAAKLAGLTTVPIIVEEQSLTEADVTHRQLVIDAQRVGLSPIERATSINRLMTETGWTAAQVAVKLGLSPASISKLLALLVLPPDVKEHLTAGRLAMSTAYEVAKVADSTERERLTAEAVNGHLSREAVVAKVRSASQAKGGHMPRRRTASPRERVVIPLGEGRSVIVSAPTLSIDAVVNWLTDLVERLRAVSADGTAMSDAVALVSSKRK; via the coding sequence GTGAACACGACACTGTCCCATGCGCCGGTTGACGCTCTCGTCTGCCGCCCGCAGGTACGGCAGTCCTCCGGCTACTCGGACCAAGAGATCACGGGGCTTGCTCGCAGCATCGCGGAGTCCGGCGGCATTCATCAACCGCTCCTGGTACGTCGTGACGGAGACCTGCTCGTAGTTCTAGACGGCGAACGGCGGTTGCGGGCTGCGAAGCTTGCCGGTCTAACCACCGTCCCGATCATCGTCGAGGAGCAATCTTTGACCGAAGCGGATGTCACTCACCGTCAACTCGTGATCGACGCTCAGAGAGTCGGCCTCAGCCCGATCGAACGGGCGACCTCGATCAATCGGCTGATGACTGAAACCGGATGGACGGCGGCCCAAGTCGCGGTGAAGCTCGGCCTGTCGCCGGCAAGTATCTCCAAACTCCTCGCTCTCCTCGTCCTTCCGCCCGACGTAAAGGAACATCTCACTGCCGGCAGGCTCGCGATGAGTACCGCGTACGAAGTCGCAAAGGTCGCCGATTCGACTGAACGTGAGCGGCTTACCGCTGAGGCCGTGAACGGTCATCTGTCGCGAGAAGCGGTGGTCGCCAAAGTTCGATCAGCAAGCCAGGCCAAGGGCGGCCACATGCCCCGTCGGCGAACGGCTTCACCGCGTGAGCGAGTTGTGATTCCTCTCGGTGAAGGACGCTCTGTCATCGTGTCCGCGCCGACGCTCTCGATCGATGCGGTGGTGAACTGGCTCACCGATCTCGTCGAGCGCCTGCGGGCTGTCAGTGCCGACGGAACAGCGATGAGCGATGCAGTAGCACTGGTCTCTTCAAAGCGCAAGTAG
- a CDS encoding type II secretion system protein — MKTQAAQARRKLAAFTLIEMLVVLVIIGILAAITVAVSAHVMGTGKQRATEQVLRALDQMLTSYQAEKEANPPSEFVDGQGKRFPIIDGRAVVAAPTDAAEPSLALFALAVSDQNRAGDIFKSIDSKFIERVPSITTAWGQPRDSGGTALATVIVKDAFGHPIRFVHPKYDGGYGEYYWLQDGVPTGEPTAADPSGNPLWTNADNPIHPNRNPRTIDGVQVRRSYLPFALRPPGTPVKGSVGDADEGVCPGKRPYFYSVGPDGDPGTRDDNIYVTTPTFPEENAREPNTSGRH; from the coding sequence ATGAAGACTCAGGCTGCTCAGGCAAGACGGAAGCTCGCCGCGTTCACGTTGATCGAGATGCTCGTGGTGCTGGTGATCATCGGCATCCTCGCGGCCATCACGGTGGCCGTCTCGGCTCATGTGATGGGAACCGGCAAGCAGCGAGCGACGGAGCAGGTACTCCGGGCCCTGGACCAGATGCTCACCTCCTACCAGGCGGAGAAGGAGGCCAACCCGCCGTCGGAGTTCGTGGACGGCCAGGGAAAGCGCTTTCCCATCATCGACGGCCGCGCGGTCGTGGCGGCACCGACCGACGCGGCGGAGCCGTCGCTGGCCCTGTTCGCCCTGGCTGTGAGCGACCAGAATCGCGCCGGCGACATCTTCAAGAGCATCGATTCGAAGTTTATCGAGCGGGTGCCGTCGATAACGACGGCGTGGGGCCAGCCGCGGGACTCGGGCGGAACGGCGCTGGCGACGGTGATCGTGAAGGACGCCTTTGGCCACCCGATCCGGTTTGTCCACCCCAAGTACGACGGCGGCTACGGCGAGTATTACTGGCTCCAGGACGGCGTCCCGACCGGCGAGCCGACCGCGGCCGACCCCTCGGGCAACCCGCTCTGGACGAACGCGGACAACCCGATCCACCCAAACCGGAACCCTCGGACGATCGATGGCGTGCAGGTTCGGCGCTCGTACCTTCCCTTCGCGCTCCGTCCGCCCGGCACGCCCGTCAAGGGCTCGGTGGGCGACGCCGATGAGGGCGTCTGCCCGGGGAAGCGCCCGTACTTCTATTCGGTGGGCCCCGATGGTGATCCGGGCACCCGCGACGACAACATCTACGTGACGACGCCGACGTTCCCGGAAGAGAACGCCCGCGAGCCCAATACCTCCGGACGGCACTAG
- a CDS encoding TraM recognition domain-containing protein, with translation MEGTLILGATGSGKSSGSGRTLALAMLRAGFGGLVLTAKPDERALWETYCREAGRHDDLIVFGPSSPWRFSFLDHELKRDGGGAGLTENIVNLLSTVLEVAERSTAAGGDGREDSGYWKRANRQLCRNLVDLLVFAKGRVTIPDLYRLVVSAPTSREQLASEEWKKSSFCFQCLADADRRGKGSRQQTDFEIVADYFMQEFPALSDKTRSVIVSTFTSMVDVLNRGLLRELFCTETNITPAAIPHGKVIVIDLPVKEYAEVGQFAQVLWKYAVQRDIERRDVRQSPRPAFLWTDEAQHFVTSYDMQFQTTCRAARVATVLLSQNYSNFIAALGGGEKARAETDSLLANLNTKILHANGDPVTNEWASGLIGRSRQCLANGSSSYSSEEQANAVLGLSWLGASGSTSGGFSETWEYEVQPREFTRLRTGGTANRGVVDAIVFQNGRVFEGSGRTWLPVTFRQKA, from the coding sequence GTGGAAGGAACGCTCATACTCGGAGCTACGGGATCAGGCAAGTCATCCGGCAGCGGACGTACGCTGGCCCTGGCGATGCTCCGCGCTGGTTTCGGTGGGCTTGTACTCACCGCCAAGCCCGATGAACGGGCACTCTGGGAGACATATTGCCGCGAAGCCGGACGCCATGATGACCTGATCGTCTTCGGGCCGTCGTCTCCCTGGCGGTTTTCCTTCCTGGATCACGAACTCAAGCGTGACGGTGGCGGCGCTGGTTTGACTGAGAACATCGTCAATCTGCTCTCGACCGTGCTTGAAGTGGCTGAGCGAAGCACGGCCGCTGGTGGGGATGGCCGTGAAGACTCTGGCTACTGGAAGCGAGCGAACCGTCAACTCTGCCGCAATCTCGTCGATCTGCTGGTGTTCGCGAAAGGCAGAGTCACCATTCCCGATCTGTACCGGCTGGTGGTGTCGGCTCCCACATCACGCGAGCAGCTTGCCTCAGAAGAATGGAAAAAGTCCTCGTTCTGCTTCCAGTGCTTGGCGGATGCAGATAGGCGTGGCAAGGGATCTCGCCAGCAAACAGACTTCGAGATCGTCGCCGACTATTTCATGCAGGAGTTCCCCGCCTTGAGCGACAAGACGCGCAGCGTCATCGTGTCCACGTTCACATCGATGGTCGATGTTCTGAATCGGGGCCTGCTGCGTGAACTCTTCTGCACGGAGACAAACATCACGCCTGCTGCGATCCCGCACGGGAAGGTGATCGTGATCGACCTGCCCGTGAAGGAGTACGCCGAGGTCGGCCAGTTCGCGCAGGTCCTCTGGAAATACGCTGTGCAGCGCGACATCGAGCGGCGCGACGTGAGGCAGAGCCCGCGTCCGGCGTTTCTGTGGACCGACGAGGCACAGCACTTCGTCACCTCATACGACATGCAGTTCCAGACCACTTGCCGTGCTGCCCGCGTGGCAACGGTCCTGCTCTCACAGAACTACAGCAACTTCATCGCGGCTCTGGGCGGTGGAGAAAAGGCACGGGCCGAAACCGATTCGCTTCTGGCCAATCTCAACACCAAGATTCTGCACGCCAACGGCGATCCCGTAACCAACGAATGGGCCTCCGGCCTCATCGGGCGGTCGCGGCAGTGCCTGGCCAACGGCAGCAGCAGCTATTCATCGGAAGAGCAGGCAAATGCCGTGCTGGGCCTCTCGTGGCTCGGTGCATCGGGCAGTACCAGCGGCGGCTTCTCGGAAACATGGGAGTACGAAGTTCAACCAAGGGAGTTCACACGGCTTCGCACTGGCGGCACGGCCAATCGCGGTGTCGTCGATGCGATCGTCTTTCAGAACGGAAGAGTGTTTGAAGGCTCGGGGCGCACTTGGCTCCCCGTGACGTTCAGGCAGAAAGCCTGA
- the gap gene encoding type I glyceraldehyde-3-phosphate dehydrogenase produces MAIRVGVNGFGRIGRLFYRIAAENPGIEIVAVNDLVPADNLAYLLKFDTMHRRFMINGKPAEVSATENSFSVNGRTTRTMAERDPGKLPWKDMKVDYVLESTGLFTDHEKAGLHLQAGARRVVISAPTKSTEQVPTMCYKVNHESYDPAKHTIISNASCTTNCLAPVAKVIHDEFGLEEGLMTTVHAATATQPTQDGPSKKDWRGGRNAYQNIIPSSTGAAKAVTLCIPALKGKLTGMSFRVPTADVSAVDLTFRTAKATSLDAINAAMKKWADGPMKGVLAYTDEEVVSSDFVGDRHSSIYDSLAGIELNKNFFKIVSWYDNEAGYAARCVDMIRMLADKDGLQ; encoded by the coding sequence ATGGCTATTCGCGTCGGCGTCAATGGGTTCGGTCGGATTGGTCGTCTGTTCTACCGCATCGCCGCGGAGAACCCGGGAATCGAGATCGTGGCTGTAAACGACCTGGTCCCCGCGGACAATCTCGCGTACCTGCTCAAGTTCGACACGATGCATCGCCGGTTCATGATCAACGGGAAGCCCGCCGAGGTGTCCGCGACGGAGAACTCCTTTTCGGTCAATGGCCGCACGACGAGGACGATGGCCGAACGGGACCCCGGCAAGCTGCCATGGAAGGACATGAAGGTTGACTATGTGCTGGAGTCCACCGGCCTGTTCACAGATCATGAAAAGGCGGGCCTCCACCTCCAGGCGGGCGCGCGGCGCGTCGTGATCTCGGCTCCAACCAAGAGCACCGAGCAGGTTCCCACGATGTGCTACAAGGTCAACCACGAGTCGTACGACCCTGCCAAGCACACGATTATCTCCAATGCCTCGTGCACGACGAACTGCCTGGCGCCGGTCGCCAAGGTCATCCACGACGAGTTTGGGCTTGAGGAGGGGCTGATGACGACCGTCCACGCCGCGACGGCGACGCAGCCCACTCAGGACGGTCCCTCCAAGAAGGACTGGCGCGGCGGGCGCAACGCGTACCAGAACATCATCCCCTCCAGCACCGGCGCCGCAAAGGCGGTGACGCTCTGCATCCCGGCCCTGAAGGGAAAACTGACGGGCATGTCGTTCCGCGTCCCGACCGCGGACGTCTCCGCGGTCGACCTGACCTTCAGGACCGCCAAGGCGACCAGTCTTGACGCGATCAACGCGGCGATGAAGAAGTGGGCCGACGGCCCCATGAAGGGCGTCCTGGCCTACACCGATGAAGAAGTGGTGTCGAGCGACTTTGTCGGCGACCGCCACTCGTCGATCTATGACTCGCTCGCGGGGATCGAACTCAACAAGAACTTCTTCAAGATCGTGTCGTGGTACGACAACGAGGCGGGCTATGCCGCCCGCTGCGTCGACATGATCCGCATGCTGGCCGACAAGGACGGCCTGCAGTAG
- a CDS encoding J domain-containing protein produces the protein MYLLALVGFIAAAIYFHRWLKKTETMKVRLRLTRILSVPVPGPTTRRLFRQNMAERGFVLKASDEIMDVFLRGDTSVLQVPAQRPLSWREIPALAVAGFGDDGRSTFIQFRIEPVSCVTYSPSAMNTFCECAADECDSIAAWMRAVAAEQQPEPIPSTTDGGDASFDDLKLLGLSPGASMEDVQAAYRAACLRFHPDRLAGASPPDVEAASRKFQQVTEAYRREKAKFAATAA, from the coding sequence ATGTACCTGCTTGCCCTTGTCGGCTTCATTGCTGCCGCGATCTATTTTCACCGCTGGCTGAAAAAGACCGAGACCATGAAAGTCCGACTGCGATTGACCCGGATTCTGAGCGTCCCCGTGCCCGGCCCGACGACCCGTCGCCTTTTCCGCCAGAACATGGCGGAGCGCGGGTTCGTGCTGAAAGCATCGGACGAAATCATGGACGTATTCCTTCGAGGCGACACGAGTGTTCTGCAAGTCCCTGCACAGCGCCCGCTGTCGTGGCGAGAGATTCCGGCACTGGCCGTCGCGGGCTTCGGCGATGACGGCCGCAGCACGTTCATCCAGTTCCGGATCGAGCCCGTCTCGTGCGTGACCTATTCACCGTCTGCCATGAATACGTTCTGCGAGTGCGCGGCGGACGAATGCGACAGCATCGCAGCGTGGATGCGAGCAGTGGCGGCGGAGCAACAGCCAGAACCAATTCCTTCGACGACCGATGGTGGAGACGCATCGTTTGACGATCTGAAATTGCTCGGCTTATCGCCTGGCGCTTCGATGGAGGATGTACAGGCCGCGTACCGCGCGGCGTGCCTGCGATTCCATCCCGATCGGCTCGCCGGTGCTTCACCGCCGGATGTTGAAGCCGCATCCCGAAAGTTCCAACAGGTGACAGAGGCATACAGGCGTGAGAAGGCGAAATTCGCCGCGACTGCTGCATGA
- the secA gene encoding preprotein translocase subunit SecA, with translation MAKAATHQGIPLIGPILNKIIGTRNERFVKKYTQRVQAINSLEPETRALTDGQIRAKLQEFRDRRAKGTSAIDLMIEAFAVAREAMDRSVGIRNVLDPARGFDVSLLPASAREVYATVRAQAEALPPAMPEGSFLGMTEPSPGWRQVDIPNELYDAVREAFPESRPPFRARPFDVQLIGAMVLYQGKIAEMKTGEGKTIVAPLATYLACIENLKVHVVTVNDYLVQRDRDWTFPFFHALGLTVGAIHPMHMQNEDVKRRMYQCDVVYGTTAEFGFDYLRDNMKRTAEQQVQRRREFAIVDEVDSILIDEARTPLIISGPAHEDAPRYELADRLARHLVEKQRPWQQGDDAVQACLRRIKGLEGDIRNVRDKARVPALQEQLKQTRAELPALEKARAAHVQYYEVEMERKSVHVTHQGTAEAQRAAGIGSFYVGENMDLPHLLEQSLRAHVVYQRDRDYIVIPQEDPMTGRMEDSVVIVDTFTGRPMVGRQWSDGLHQACETKEKVPIKQETQTVATVTIQNFFKMYKRLAGMTGTADTEAQEFHDIYQLDVVSIPTNRAVVRRDHDDLMFISGKDKWGFIVDEIKAFHDVGRPVLVGTTSVEKSETLSQMLAKAHQVKHEVLNAKQHEREANIVENAGQLGAVMIATNMAGRGTDIKLGPLSREALLDHWLRRGLAPRTVTVESTDDQLKEAVYRKIAPGELDVPKREVEAMEFAKLELDLLRHWATKHTWLSEKKVNTLDAEGLRKALDEHGRFLLHRIRWFKTIEDLGGLHVIGTERHESRRIDNQLRGRGGRQGDKGSSRFFVSFDDDLMKLFAGDRTLKILSALGMKEGDAIEHPMLSKSVEGAQRKVEERNFQYRKQVLEYDEIMEHQRQTFYGLRQRVIEGDNVRGLIFDYVADAVDDAVDTYLGRDYPATCAVEYAAEALDCAVPIERLRGRDGPDLIARIREDAKSDARANIAITIGEYMPDDDADSASRDIDFDAAGLVAWAKSHFGVDLDIEQLRTAGVASRRQIEEKLVEAAIHRIDEADLSKVETFVAEGYGAEQLARWAERKFGITLDTAQIGRVMQDKGADGVVQMIVEKTDALYRDREVELPVDFALQTAMMVMRQDPQAGLDRLVQWANSRFRLGWTAETVKATPPQKARELLLEASRKWVESDQLSKEIHDAVAITDNEALDAHFREQLGFGITDEIRRASGPDREQAIRARIETSLRMELLFFERTLLLNTLDPLWKDHLYAMDQLRGAISFRAFSQQDPRIEYKREGARMFKDMLQSVRNRVTDDVLKVRLAMPSPGLGGARAPAPVQQPPAIRQAPANGRPQGAPMPSANPVGSMIMGPGLAPMPVPAREQRDLEAAQLAGTDPAAKPAQVVKSEKRLGRNDPCPQGSGRKYKKCCNRPDGVCTGDGLNTPPPQGDSEGDDN, from the coding sequence ATGGCCAAAGCCGCAACTCACCAGGGAATCCCCCTTATCGGGCCGATCCTGAACAAGATCATCGGGACGCGCAACGAGAGGTTTGTCAAGAAGTACACGCAACGGGTGCAGGCGATCAACTCGCTCGAGCCCGAGACCAGGGCGCTGACCGACGGTCAGATTCGAGCCAAACTCCAGGAGTTCCGCGACCGGCGGGCCAAGGGGACCTCCGCGATCGATCTCATGATCGAGGCGTTCGCCGTGGCAAGGGAGGCGATGGACCGCTCGGTGGGAATCCGAAACGTCCTCGACCCCGCCCGCGGGTTCGATGTCTCGCTGCTGCCGGCGTCGGCCCGGGAGGTCTACGCGACGGTCCGAGCGCAGGCCGAGGCGCTTCCCCCGGCAATGCCCGAGGGGTCGTTCCTGGGAATGACCGAGCCGTCGCCCGGCTGGCGGCAGGTGGACATTCCCAACGAACTTTATGACGCGGTCCGTGAGGCGTTTCCGGAGAGCCGGCCGCCGTTCCGAGCCCGCCCATTCGATGTCCAGCTGATCGGCGCCATGGTGCTCTACCAGGGCAAGATCGCCGAGATGAAGACGGGCGAGGGCAAGACCATCGTGGCCCCGCTAGCGACGTACCTCGCGTGCATCGAGAACCTGAAGGTGCACGTCGTCACGGTGAACGACTACCTCGTTCAGCGGGACCGCGACTGGACCTTCCCGTTCTTCCATGCTCTGGGCCTCACGGTCGGCGCCATCCACCCGATGCACATGCAGAACGAAGACGTCAAGCGCCGCATGTACCAGTGCGACGTCGTCTACGGCACCACCGCCGAGTTCGGCTTTGACTACCTGCGCGACAACATGAAGCGGACGGCCGAGCAACAGGTCCAGCGCCGCAGAGAGTTCGCCATCGTCGACGAGGTCGACTCGATCCTGATTGACGAGGCGCGGACGCCGCTCATCATCTCGGGTCCGGCGCACGAGGACGCCCCCCGTTACGAACTGGCCGATCGCCTCGCGCGGCACCTGGTCGAGAAGCAGCGGCCCTGGCAGCAGGGCGACGATGCGGTGCAGGCCTGTTTGCGCCGCATCAAGGGGCTCGAGGGCGACATCCGCAATGTCCGCGACAAGGCAAGGGTCCCGGCGCTCCAGGAGCAGCTCAAGCAGACCCGGGCCGAACTCCCCGCGCTGGAGAAAGCCCGGGCCGCCCACGTGCAGTACTACGAGGTGGAGATGGAGCGCAAGTCCGTCCATGTGACCCACCAGGGCACGGCGGAGGCTCAGCGAGCCGCGGGTATCGGCTCGTTCTACGTCGGCGAGAACATGGACCTCCCCCACCTCCTGGAGCAGTCCCTGCGGGCGCACGTGGTCTACCAGCGTGATCGCGACTACATCGTCATCCCGCAGGAAGACCCGATGACCGGCAGGATGGAGGATTCCGTCGTCATCGTCGACACGTTCACCGGCCGGCCCATGGTGGGACGCCAGTGGTCCGATGGGCTGCATCAGGCATGCGAGACCAAGGAGAAGGTGCCGATCAAGCAGGAGACGCAGACCGTTGCGACGGTCACGATCCAGAACTTCTTCAAGATGTACAAGCGTCTCGCGGGCATGACCGGCACCGCGGATACCGAAGCACAGGAGTTCCACGACATCTACCAGCTGGATGTGGTGTCGATCCCGACCAACCGCGCCGTCGTCCGGCGCGACCACGACGACCTCATGTTCATCTCCGGCAAGGACAAATGGGGCTTTATCGTCGACGAGATCAAGGCGTTCCACGATGTCGGCCGCCCCGTGCTGGTCGGCACGACAAGCGTCGAGAAGAGCGAGACGCTGAGTCAGATGCTCGCCAAGGCGCACCAGGTCAAGCACGAGGTGCTCAACGCCAAGCAGCACGAGCGAGAGGCGAACATCGTTGAGAACGCCGGCCAACTCGGCGCCGTGATGATCGCCACGAACATGGCCGGACGCGGCACCGATATCAAGCTCGGTCCGCTCAGCCGCGAGGCCCTGCTTGACCACTGGCTCAGGCGGGGGCTGGCTCCTCGGACCGTGACCGTTGAATCGACCGACGACCAGCTCAAGGAGGCGGTCTACCGGAAGATCGCGCCCGGTGAGCTTGATGTTCCCAAGCGCGAGGTCGAGGCGATGGAGTTCGCCAAGCTCGAGCTGGACCTGCTCCGGCATTGGGCGACAAAGCACACATGGCTGTCGGAAAAGAAGGTCAACACCCTGGACGCCGAAGGACTCCGCAAGGCTCTCGACGAGCACGGCCGATTCCTGCTCCACCGTATCCGCTGGTTCAAGACCATCGAGGACCTGGGCGGACTGCACGTCATCGGCACGGAACGCCACGAGTCACGCCGTATCGACAACCAGCTGCGTGGTCGCGGCGGCCGCCAGGGCGACAAGGGGTCTTCGCGGTTCTTCGTCTCCTTCGACGACGACCTCATGAAGCTCTTTGCGGGAGACCGAACCCTCAAGATCCTCTCGGCGCTGGGCATGAAGGAGGGGGATGCCATCGAGCACCCCATGCTCTCCAAGAGCGTGGAGGGCGCGCAGCGCAAGGTGGAGGAGCGGAACTTCCAATACCGCAAGCAGGTGCTCGAATACGACGAGATCATGGAGCACCAGAGGCAGACGTTCTACGGTCTACGCCAGCGGGTGATCGAGGGGGACAACGTCCGCGGCCTGATCTTCGACTACGTCGCCGATGCCGTTGACGACGCCGTCGACACCTACCTCGGGCGCGATTACCCGGCGACCTGTGCGGTCGAGTACGCCGCCGAGGCCCTCGACTGCGCCGTGCCGATCGAGCGTCTCCGTGGGCGCGATGGGCCCGACCTGATCGCCCGCATCCGCGAGGACGCCAAGAGTGATGCCCGCGCCAACATCGCGATCACCATCGGCGAGTACATGCCCGACGACGATGCGGATTCGGCCTCGCGGGACATCGACTTCGACGCGGCGGGCCTCGTGGCCTGGGCGAAGTCTCACTTCGGCGTCGACCTGGACATCGAGCAGCTCCGCACGGCCGGCGTTGCATCGCGACGCCAGATCGAAGAGAAGCTCGTAGAGGCCGCGATTCACCGCATCGACGAGGCGGACCTCTCGAAGGTCGAGACCTTCGTCGCCGAGGGATACGGGGCCGAGCAGCTCGCACGCTGGGCCGAGCGAAAGTTCGGAATCACCCTCGACACCGCCCAGATCGGCCGGGTCATGCAGGACAAGGGCGCCGACGGTGTCGTCCAGATGATCGTCGAGAAGACCGATGCGCTCTACCGCGACCGCGAGGTGGAGCTGCCCGTCGATTTTGCCCTGCAAACGGCCATGATGGTCATGCGGCAGGACCCGCAGGCCGGGCTCGACCGGCTGGTGCAGTGGGCCAACTCCCGGTTCAGGCTCGGTTGGACGGCGGAGACAGTGAAGGCAACCCCGCCGCAGAAGGCGAGGGAACTGCTGCTGGAGGCTTCCAGAAAGTGGGTCGAATCCGACCAGCTCTCCAAGGAGATCCACGACGCCGTCGCCATCACGGATAACGAGGCTCTTGACGCCCACTTCCGTGAGCAATTGGGCTTTGGGATCACGGATGAGATCCGCCGCGCTTCCGGGCCGGATCGCGAGCAGGCGATCCGAGCCCGTATCGAGACCTCGCTCCGCATGGAACTGCTGTTCTTCGAGCGCACGCTGCTGCTCAACACGCTCGACCCGCTCTGGAAGGACCACCTGTACGCGATGGACCAGCTCCGGGGCGCCATTTCATTCAGGGCCTTCAGTCAGCAGGACCCTCGCATCGAGTACAAGCGCGAGGGGGCGCGGATGTTCAAGGACATGCTCCAATCGGTCCGCAACCGCGTAACCGACGATGTGCTCAAGGTGCGGCTCGCGATGCCGTCGCCTGGCCTTGGGGGCGCCCGGGCCCCGGCGCCGGTTCAGCAGCCGCCGGCGATCCGGCAGGCCCCCGCCAACGGCCGTCCCCAGGGAGCCCCCATGCCCTCCGCGAACCCAGTCGGTTCGATGATCATGGGGCCCGGCTTGGCTCCTATGCCGGTTCCGGCCCGCGAGCAGCGGGACCTTGAGGCCGCTCAGCTCGCGGGGACCGACCCCGCGGCCAAACCCGCCCAGGTGGTCAAGAGCGAGAAGCGGCTCGGACGGAACGACCCCTGCCCCCAGGGCTCGGGGCGGAAGTACAAGAAGTGCTGCAACCGCCCCGACGGCGTCTGCACCGGTGACGGGCTGAACACCCCCCCACCCCAGGGCGATTCGGAGGGGGATGACAACTAG
- a CDS encoding recombinase family protein produces MKRFVALARVSSREQEREGFSLAVQEDALRRYAASAGGEIVRLFRVAETASKADERTTFRELIAYAKKHAEELDGLLFYKVDRAVRNLYDMVELERLESEYDVRFISVSQPTENNPAGRMMRRTLANMASFYTEQQSVDVREGLARRVQEGWFVGKAPYGYRNVRRDGRCVTEVDPAAAENVKRIFHLYAYEPLTLDALRDRLHAEGLTYRPEAPKFTRSKLHAILTDRAYIGEIPFKGQWYPGKQTPLAERSTWDRVQALLGGHVYHAHQMTFASEFMTCGHCGHAITGEQIIKRAKSGDRRYVYYRCSRYTTDGHPRVRVPESEIERQVLELFARMKVDDPDVRDWFRAVLASQTRDAQSDARAQREELLRQSSLLVAQQDRLLNLRLGDDVDQDTFARKHTELRDRLASIKLQLDVLDRSHDETAELAAKVFELSQTLQNTWVSADYATKRRILEIVCLNCTLDGASAVFSTRKPFDVLIEGLYSETSRGERI; encoded by the coding sequence ATGAAACGCTTCGTCGCCTTGGCACGTGTCAGCAGCCGGGAACAGGAACGCGAAGGCTTCTCGCTTGCCGTGCAGGAGGATGCTCTCCGTCGATATGCCGCATCCGCTGGCGGCGAAATCGTTCGCTTGTTTCGGGTCGCGGAAACTGCGTCAAAGGCAGACGAGCGAACAACATTCCGCGAGCTAATTGCCTATGCGAAGAAGCATGCAGAAGAGCTGGACGGGCTGCTCTTCTATAAGGTGGACCGTGCGGTCCGCAACCTCTACGACATGGTTGAACTGGAACGTCTGGAATCGGAGTACGACGTCAGGTTCATCTCCGTCTCGCAGCCGACAGAGAACAACCCCGCCGGCCGCATGATGCGGCGGACACTCGCCAACATGGCGAGCTTCTACACCGAGCAACAGTCAGTCGATGTCCGCGAAGGCCTCGCTCGTCGGGTTCAGGAGGGTTGGTTCGTCGGCAAGGCTCCCTATGGCTACCGCAACGTCCGCAGGGATGGTCGGTGCGTCACCGAAGTTGATCCGGCGGCAGCCGAGAACGTCAAACGGATCTTCCACCTTTACGCCTATGAGCCACTGACCCTTGACGCCCTTCGTGACCGGCTCCATGCGGAGGGCTTGACGTACCGGCCGGAGGCTCCGAAGTTCACCCGCAGCAAGCTGCACGCGATTCTCACCGATCGGGCGTACATCGGAGAAATCCCGTTCAAGGGACAGTGGTATCCGGGCAAGCAGACGCCACTGGCCGAACGCTCAACCTGGGATCGAGTGCAAGCCCTCCTCGGCGGGCATGTCTACCACGCCCACCAGATGACCTTCGCCAGCGAGTTCATGACCTGCGGGCACTGCGGCCACGCCATCACGGGTGAGCAAATCATCAAGCGGGCCAAGTCCGGCGATCGTCGGTACGTGTACTACCGGTGCAGCCGGTACACCACCGACGGGCATCCGCGGGTGCGGGTGCCGGAATCCGAGATTGAGCGCCAGGTGCTGGAACTCTTCGCTCGTATGAAGGTGGACGATCCCGACGTTCGGGACTGGTTCCGGGCTGTCCTCGCGTCACAGACGCGGGACGCCCAATCCGACGCCCGGGCTCAGCGGGAGGAACTCCTGCGGCAGTCCTCGCTCCTGGTGGCCCAGCAGGACCGACTCCTGAACCTCCGGCTCGGCGATGACGTGGATCAGGACACCTTCGCCCGCAAGCACACCGAGCTTCGGGACCGGCTCGCGTCCATCAAGCTGCAACTGGACGTTCTGGACCGTTCCCACGACGAAACGGCCGAGCTCGCGGCCAAGGTGTTTGAACTCTCGCAAACACTGCAAAACACGTGGGTTTCTGCGGATTACGCCACGAAGCGGCGAATCCTCGAAATCGTCTGTTTGAACTGCACCCTGGATGGCGCAAGTGCTGTGTTTTCAACGAGAAAGCCCTTCGATGTGCTCATCGAAGGGCTTTACTCTGAAACAAGTCGGGGTGAAAGGATTTGA